The genomic DNA GAGTCTCGCTGACTGTCCAGATATGGCTTACATCCCAAGTGCATAACAGCATCGAAAAGCAGAGTCACCGCTGACTCACATGCTGTCAAGATGGAAAGAATGTAAGGATCAACATGAGGAAACACAACAAGAGGAAGGAGGTGGGTGTGTGGTTACTGTAAATGATTtgcaaacatttaaatacagcataGAACAAATACAGGTTTTGTCGTAGATTAAAATCCagtttagtaaaataaaaaagtagatAGCAGCATAGAGATCCAGGTGGCAGAACAGACTTGATTAAACTCTCTAAATAAAACTTGGCACATGATCATGATCTTATTCCAGACCAAAGCAATGAAGATACTCTCATCCAGTTTGTGGCTAATAAAATGAGAGTGATGTCATGGTGATGATTCCACATTGAACTGCCAGTTTGGTTCATAGTGATCCCAATAACACTGATTACAGTATCTATATTGTCAACATTTAAAATGGTGGTTCTCAGAATTAGGGATGATTGAGGACAACAAACAGGTATTATTGTGTTCGCCCTGATTTTACTAAAATTCATCTCAGATCCTTTTTTGTATTGTTGCTTCCCCTATCATTGTTACCAAATGATGAAAATCCTGGGTTGTAAACCTTTTTGGGCTTCTGAAGGTGGAATGCTGGAAAAGGCTTGAGAACCACGGATTTAAAATACAAGTTAAGGTTTCCCTCTGCTGGATCTACTGTGTACTACAACAATGTGCTCTCCAATTCCATCCACCCATTatctacaccgcttaatcctcattagggtcacaaggggctggagtctatcccagctgacttagagtgaaggcaggggacaccctggacaggtcatcagtctatcacagggctacatatagagacaaacactgaAGAAGGACCTAAGCTGGCACTACTTCCTCAGAAGGCTCAGGTCCTTCAATGTATGGAACCACATGCTCCtcatgttttatcagtctgtggtggCGAGCGCCATCTTCTTTGCTGTGGTGTGCTGGGGTGCAGGCACCAAGGCGAAGGATGCCAACAGATTGAACAAACTGATCAGGAAAGTCCAGTCTGTGGTTGGCTGTTAGCTGGTCAccctggaggaggtggtggagcagaggaTGCTGACCAAACTGCTGGCCATCATGGACAACACCTCCCACCCCTTCCATAAAACTGTGGacaacagactgataaaacccTGCTGTTCCAAGGAACAGTAGAGGAGGTCATTCCTCCCCACAGCAAAAAGACTTTTCAATATGTCTGCATCCTGCAGATCACAAAAGGACTCAAAAGGAATCATTTTGCCTGCTGATGGAACCACTTAACATACTGGACACTATACATTCTAATGTCATTCATTATATCTGTAAATTCATCTGCACTTACTTCTGTTATTTGCACATGACacattctcatttgcacattcttatttgcacatttctgtatcactcttgtatattcttgtatattttgttaatttttttcttctatattaaattttctaaatttttatcCCAAGAAAACAActaggagatttctgaaactactaaaatcaggtccagaaccgtccaacgcattattaaaacctgaaggatagtggtgaaccatcatctttgaggaacaaatatggtcggaacaaactgttagatgatcataggaaatcaacagtagaactcacggctatgtttaatagtgaaagtaagaaaactcaaaggattgggactaaacagctacgtagctctaagaaaaccactgataagtgaggctaatcagaaaaaaaggcttgttTGCTAGGTATGcaaatgcaactctggacagaaataaatgctgtgacattgcaaaagcttatcgaaacaatgccacagtgaatgtgtgtcattcaagctccaatgaaatattagtgtgcgactttaatttttttcgacaggcagtgtatatcaTCATCCAAACATAACCACATTTTGATGTGCAGAAAACACGCTGAAAGTGGGTCGaaaggcaatttttaaaaaaacttgtTAAGTCAATCTTCAATTTCACAGATACAATTTTAAACGTCCATATTTTATGataaaaagtttcaagcaaatcaaaGGTGGTTAAGCAGAAGATCCCAATAACCAATCTGAgcgcaagaaaaaaaacatccagagttCAAATGAGCTGCTGCCTTGTGTGCAAAGCCTCACTAATTTACtctcaaaattaaaaaaaaaaaaaaaaaaatatggaaagaaTTTCCACATGAttaaattgctttcaaagcatgaattaattattttcatCCAACTTAGAAAACCTGAGTTCATTGAAAGCATGTTCATTTTAAGAATATAACTGAAGTAAGATAACTCTCAGCACCAAATAATGCAACCAGCTTGATGTCATGGGTATAAGAAACAATACAAAAGGAGTGAGTTGATAATAAAGTCTATTTTACAGTACAGCACACAGTACAGCACAACACTGGAAGCTGTTACTGCAAACAGTCACAATAATGTGCAGGATGTCACTTGACGTCCCGCATCATTCTCTCACCTTGAACGCTCTGAGCCAATCCCAGAGTCCTTTGCACATTCCTGCAGATGGTCTCAAGACAGTCCTGGAACTGGTCGTCACACTCATGTTTCTCGCGGCCACAGGTGTCGTAGCAGCGGTCATGTTGGTTACAACATTTGGTCATGGATGGGATACCTATATCAAActggaaacagcagctcagttACACTTCTAAATCAGGCCAATTTATCAGCTGGGTTCCATTTTTTGCCCAAATTGTGCGTTGTACTATGAAGTAAAAGTGTTGTGTATACAGCATGCGTTCAATTTGTGTATCACAGACACTTAAGATGCCTCCAACCCCCAAAACATAGTTGGATTACCTGAAATCCAAACAGCGGGGAGCCACATCCGTTGGGTGGTGGCGGCTTGTATCCGGGACGAGGAATCGGCTTGTACCCTGTGAACAGGAGCAAAGGTGAAGATGTTTCTTGTTCTTCCACGGTCTATTATCTTGCTGTCAGAGATAACCATATTGCCACTCAAGGGGTGATATATATGGGAGGATTTTGTAGCTCCCTGTGGTTTTATAAACTCAAAATTAAATAAGTTGGTTCTAATTATAGGCACTgcagaaatatgaataaatgataTCTAAAGGTGTCAGTATGTCTGATACCAGGGGTGACTCTTCACAGTGAAACATAGCCATTATTAATGTTACACAATCAAAGTTGActtgaagaaaaacagaagctaGTTTACCATCGCTACATTTGTAATGACACAGTCCGTCATCGCCCCCAAACAGGTCCAGTGCTGCGTTCAGGTACGTGTCAATCTTGTGTATTCCATTACGGATAGTTTTCAGGGTCATCCTCCAGTCTGGAGTCTCTGGCTCATTGTCGCAGGCAGACACATGTGAAAAACATCCACACAAGTACAAAAccaacagcaaaacacagattttgtaGCCGTGGTGCCGCATAGTCCGCTGAGAGGccgagccagagagcagcgcgTCCCGACACATCGGTTTCACTGGTTTATTCCTGAAAATGTCGCCTCGAGAGCATCTCAAGTGTCACATCTGCCTGTTTTCATTTCGCTTCCACAGCACTGAGGAGGCACGACGCCAACCGCCGCAGCTTCCGGGTTTCAGGGTGTCACGTGACCGCTGATAAAAAATTGAGATGATGTCACACGCTGCAAGGAATAGGAAAAAAATCCTTAGCTACACGTCAGTGCTTTACAAAACACAACTTTACGATATTTCAGaggttgattttaaaaaaggcattgtggcctacattacccacagtTCAACGGGCTGCCAGAAGTCCGAAATCCTGGCAGGAGTGTTGTCGTGCCAAAGTAGTTACCCCCGACAGAAAGTGTGTCCCCTGCCGCGGGAGCGCGCATGCATTCGGAAAGGGTGGAGCTATAATTCTGTGTTTAGATATCAGCGtagtttatgaataaaacaaaatgtggatTGTTACGATCATGCTTTGACTGTCAAACATGTTTGGTAATTTAGCACATGACATTTCAacctaaataaatgcttttgctATACATCGCGTGTTGCCtaattaataatattgataGCGCTGCctagttaggtaaagttggcaagatattcacagattcagacttccggcctcaataactcatgggatatacgttgtaaaaacataaacaatgcctctttcccatcgttgtaagctagacaatgcgctacaaggccagttttatcaaaagtcgctgtctttcaagctgcagaaataacattggtgtctatgagcagctggctgtgcgacgagtgaacagggaccgtctgcaaatagcaaaaccgctgcaacagcgaagagagacactacacaaatattacattactgaacttttatacactgtagtgtcaccaaatttactggagccatcaagtgtgtcttgctggtcatactacaagtcttggtttgatgctaaatacaaaatctgaattttaaggaatttttattattttatttttattttattagtcataaaattcaataacttcactcttatacactgtagtgtccccaaatttactggagccttcaattatctcctgctggtcatactacaactcttggtttgacattaagtaaaaaatctgaattttaaggaatttttattattttattattattttattagtaacaaaattcaataacttcactcttatgaattgtagtatcaccaaaatcactggagccttcaattatctcctgctggtcatactacaactcttggtgtgatattaagtacaaaagttgaatgttaaatcatttttattcgtaataaaattcattaacttcactcttatgtactgtagtgtcaccaaactcaCTGATGCCATtagttgtctcctgactgtcatactacaacccttggtttgatattaaatacaaaatctgaattttaaggaatttttattggtaataaaattcaataacttcactcttatacattgtattgtCACCAAAATTAGTGGAGCCATCAAATGACTCCtactgctcatactacaactcttggtttgatataaaaacattctttcagaattttaatgaattttattattattttattagtaattcaattcaataacttcactcttatgtactgtagtgtcatcaaattcactggagccatcagttggctcctgattgtcatactacaagtcctggtttggtaataaatcaaaaatctgaattttaatgaattttttattagtaatgaaattgttgttatatatctgaaatattttttgttgtaacagataaaagtgctcatccatttttttggtagattgtggaacattaataaccaaaagtaactgaattttattttatttgggttgtttattgccatgtgaagttgtgcacactatttagtgtacagcttgtgtgtgaagtttaaggattgtGAGTAAATCagctttgatggctcttctcttgatatatgtggtgctatatttttagatccacagtgcacctgtttgtccaaatacatgatactgaatagtaatggaacttggaatcCTCATCAAATACAGGATCAGATAACagcaatataccaaactaaactgtttagactgtctcctcaagtactgacgattgggaagaaagacaataagatgccttcttacaaggctgcagcgttaactgattcatttaaaccataatgttaaacagctaataatattttccaagttaaggactgtatggacaatacttggaagaaaaaacgtgaaggtatgatcagtaggaccttttgatgattggatggagtttattttttctgcagtgtttaagagtaaagtgattgaattttatttactacaaaaattccttaaaattcagatttttgatttattaccaaaccaagacttgtagtatgacagtcaggagacaactaATGGCATCagcgagtttggtgacactacagtacataagagtgaagttaatgaattttattacgaataaaaatgatttaacattcaacttttgtacttaatatcacaccaagagttgtagtatgaccagcaggagataattgaaggctccaatgattttggtgacactacagtgcataagagtgaagttattgaattttgttactaataaaataataataaaataataaaaattccttaaaattcagattttttacttaatgtcaaacgaagagttgtagtatgaccagcaggagataatTGAAGGCTCCGGTGATTTTGGTGGcactacagtgcataagagtgaagttattggattttatgactaataaaataaaaataaaataataaaaattccttaaaattcagattttgtatttagcatcaaaccaagacttgtagtatgaccagcaagacacaattgatggctccagtaaatttggtgacactacagtgtataaaagttaagtaatgtaatatttgtgtagtgtctctcttcgctgttgcagcggttttgctatttgcagacggtccctgttcactcgttgcacagccagctgctcatagacaccaatgttattcctgcagcttgaaagacagcgacttttgataaaactggccttgtagcacattgtctagcttacaacgatttgaaagaggcattgtttatgtttttacaacgtatatctcatgagttattgaggccggaagtctgaatctgtgaatatcttgccaactttacctaactagGCAGCGCtatcaatattattaattaGGCAACACGCGATGTATagcaaaagcatttatttaggtTGAAATGTCATGTGCTAAATTACCAAACATGTTTGACAGTCAAAGCATGATCGTAACAatccacattttgttttattcataaactaCGCTGATATCTAAACACAGAATTATAGCTCCACCCGTCCGAATGCATGCGCGCTCCCGCGGCAGGGGACACACTTTCTGTCGGGGGTAACTACTTTGGCACGACACCTGTCCCTGGGGCGACGTGTAAAAGTGAAGTCGTTTTGTTTTCAGCAGGGTTGGTTTTGAACACAAGTCTGAGCAACAAATTATGTGGCATTTGTTAACACTTTGAAGTATCTCAACTTAAATTTTAGTTCTTGAgcgtttggagtcattttggacaaatttttcatGATAAAGAAATCTGAAATCATTGGGGACTTTATTCGTCATGATAAAGAAATCTGAAGACATTTCatgccttttttctttctaatgaTAAAgaaatttagaatcattttgaacattttttgtcaagATAAAGAAATCTGGAATCACTTGGgacataattttggacaggttCATGTCATGATGGAACTCATTTCTTACATCTGATGTT from Amphiprion ocellaris isolate individual 3 ecotype Okinawa chromosome 4, ASM2253959v1, whole genome shotgun sequence includes the following:
- the pla2g12a gene encoding group XIIA secretory phospholipase A2 is translated as MCRDALLSGSASQRTMRHHGYKICVLLLVLYLCGCFSHVSACDNEPETPDWRMTLKTIRNGIHKIDTYLNAALDLFGGDDGLCHYKCSDGYKPIPRPGYKPPPPNGCGSPLFGFQFDIGIPSMTKCCNQHDRCYDTCGREKHECDDQFQDCLETICRNVQRTLGLAQSVQACESAVTLLFDAVMHLGCKPYLDSQRDSCVCQYEMKREL